CCCGCCCGGCCCCTTGCCCACGGCGAACAGGCCGGTCAGGGGTGAGCCTTCGCGGAAGCTCTCGAGATCATGATCGAACGCGAAGACGCGTCCCCTATCTCCCGTGGCCACGATCTCCAGCACGCCGTCCCCGGAACAGTCAAGGTCGACGGCCAGCAGGTGCGAACCGCGCAGGTCGACGTCATTCAACTGGAGAGTGGCCACGGGTTCGGGCGCGCCGCTGGCGGTCACGTCCGTCCGACGGCACCGGAAGGTCATGGAGCCCGCGTACCGGATCACGGTATCCCCTGAGAATGGAACCACATATGCCGAATCGGCCACCACGTTGCTGATCATGTCGATGAGGATGCCGGTGGGGACGCCGCCCGACGTATCGGTCGAGGGAGAGGTCTCGGGGCCGAAGACACTGGAGTCCTCCCCCCGGAAACTGTCGTAGTCGGCACCGAGCACCCACGCCGAGGGGATCCGGCGGTCGAGATCCTGGATGCCATCGGCTTCCTCCAGATCCACCGACTTGCGAGCCGGGTCGGCGTTGAAGATGTTCTGTTCAGAGAGGAAAGCGGCCTGGATCACACCCTCGTCGATGTGCCAGATGTACAGACCGCTGCCGGCCCCCTTTGCGCCGTCCATGCGAGCGTCGTTTTCGCTCATGAAGAAATCGAATTCCGCCCCGAAGAGCCATTCGCGTTCGTCGTGCTCCGGGTCGTACCAGCTCGTGGGAGTTCCGTCGCGGTAAATCGAGTCAGCGTCGTAGAAGTCGGGTATGTTGTTGCCGTTCAGGTCGCCCGGGAATGAGAAGATTCCGTTGCCGTCCGGATCCTGCTTGCGGTATTCTAGCAGCCAGTATTCGCTCGGTCCGATCTCGACGCGCGCCAGCGCCGAATCCGCGGCAGCGTGTTCTGCGGGATACAGCCGGAAGAAGCCGTCGGCGTCCGGATCGATTGTGTAGGGGTCCAGCCAGCCCATGAGCATCTTGTTGAAGGCGCAGGGATGGGCCGGGATGAAGCCGGCCCCGACGAACAGACCATACCCCATCAGGCCGAACTCCCCGATGCCCTGGCTGTCGGGATGGCCGGACGGCGTGAAATCGCTCAGCGACAGCATACCCAGGCGCAGTCCCACCTCGAAGCAATAGACGCCGAGGGAGCCGAAATAGCCGCCGACACTGGCCACCGAGTCCTGGAACTCGTTTTCCGGCAGGACCAGCACCTGGTCTATGGTCACGGGCTCCCCGCCGGCGTACGCGTCGCCCGTGGGCAGCCACGGGTCGGGTATGATGTCCTCGTCCCTTGCCTCCGCGAATGCCTCCAGTCCCAGGTAGCTGCTGTAGATCTGCTCGGGCGAGTCACCGAGAATGTCGGTTTCCTCGCCGGCTCCGGCGTGAATCAGGACCACCGTGTCGAAGCGCGAGAAATCGACCTCACCGTCCAGCAAGGTGACAGCGTCCAAGGCCATTAGCACCTTCTGCTCCCCTAGTTCGGGATGATTCCCGTACCAGTTCATCGGATGAGGCAGGTTCGCCACGTTACCGGCAACTTCGAAGGCGAAGGTGAAATGTCCCCCGCTGACGACATCGAAATAGGCCTGCACGTCGGTCATCTGGTGTTGATAGTAAGTCGAGTCGTGGGCCAGATAATAGAAATCGCTCTGGGCGGGGGGGGGAAATCTCCGGAGACCTGTCCATACCTGCCATAGAACAAACTGTCGGCGAAATCGCACATCAACACGACTGCGAACAGGCTGTCGGGCGCTGCGTGGCCAGCCATACGGGCGGCCTGCAAGGACCGCGATCCTTCCTCCATCAGACGTCGCGCGCTCGCGCTCAGAGCCGGCTGGGCGTGCACGGACCAGGTTTGCCCAGGTCCGAGAGCGGCTGCTCGCGAACCGTCGGGTCTCGACGGGGGCCCGGCCGCGGCATGGACCGCGCATATGGCCAGCGACAGCCCCCACAACGCAACGGCGAACGCCGCCCGTCGGCATGCCGACGGGATGGCACCTCGGGCCTCGTCCCGGGTCAGCATGGACTCTCCACCTTTCAAGATCGGGGAGCGAAAACCGGATCAGCGCCGCTGGATACGTGCATAATAGGCTCCCGCTCCGGGAGCGTCAATCGACGCCTAGGCACCGCCACTCACGAATCGCCGGGGAAACGATGGCAGTGGAGCTGGAGATCTAACGCCGCCACCCCTGATTGGCATTGTCTTCACTCCCGCTCCACTGCATCTCGTCGGTGATCGGCCGCTGACCGGATCGGCTGCCCGTTCCCGCTCGGTGCCAACCTCTTCAAGGATCAGGTCCTTTCCGGCCAGCCAGCGATGGGGGGATTGATCACTCGACTCCCTGCCGCTAGCGCTTTGCGCCGCGGTTTGAACTTGACCTGCCGCCACCCTTGCCGCGCGGCGACGATGAGGAGCCGGAGCCTTGGCTGCGTGTCGAGCCGTCACTCTTGCTCCCGCTGTTGGACTTGGGCTTCACCGATGAGGGTGAGCGTTCGTTCGGCGTATTGCCGCCCTCCGGCTTTGCCGTCTGAGGCTTGCGCGTCGGGGTCTTATCGCCATCGGATCGTGGTTTGGCCTCCGGTGCCTTGCGTGTCGGTTCGTCATTTCCTGGGCGAGGCTTGACGGTACGCGCAGGCTTCTGGTCGCGGCTGCCACCTTGCCAGATCCGCGAACCCTGAGTGTGGGGCTTGACAGGGCGCACGGCGCGGACGTCGTTCACCTGGGGTGCGGTCCGGGTGCCGGGCGACACGCGAATGGGCTGCTGGCCTTCGGAGGCATCGGGTCGCACGGGACGGGCATCCTCCCGGCCGTCGCGGCCTGTGGCGGGGTTGGGCCTCACTGCGGGCCCGTCGGTGCTGTTGCGACCGACGCCGCTCGGCATCCTGATACCCGGCGCCCGCTCGTCGCGGGGCTGCTTAGTGAAACCGGCGACCGGCTTCACGGCTCGGCCGGTGTCCTTGAACTCGCGGCGTGCGTCCACTCTCTGGTCGGACCTGCCGAGTTCCTGCTTGCGGATCGCCTCCTTGCGGTTCATGGACGCCACCATGTCCTTGGTGGGACGCGGCGTCTTCACGATCGCACCAGGATGTTCGTAGTCTCGTTCACCTTGGTTGTCTGCGTACCGGTGGTTCTTGACGATCGGCCGGTAACGCTGGCGGCCTTCCTTGTATCTGACCCAGACATCCCCGCGCCAGTACGGCGAGTAGTTCCAGACGTAGCAGTCGAAATCCCAGACGGAATACCCCCACGTAGGCCAGGCGTACCAGGGCCGGTACCAGTAGTTGATCCACGGGCGCCAGGTCCAGGGATCCACGTAGTAGTAGACGGGGTAGTAGTAGGCGGGGTAATACTGGTAGCGGCCGTACCAGTCGTTATCCCAGCTGTAATCGTGATGGATCTCGATCAAGCAAGTATCGCTGTAGGGCTGGTAACTGCTGTCGTCGTGGCACTGCGTGCACATGTAACGGGGGTAATCGACCTTGCGGTGCACATAGTAGCTCAGATAGTTGGTCACCACGTAGTCGGAAGGATCCTCGAGCCCGGTCACGGCGTAGTTGACGTCGTTCATGGCCAGGAATGGATCGCCAGCCACGTAATAACCTTGCTCCTCTTGCCCGCTTTCGTGGTGGAAATCCACCTCCAGGTTACGCAGGTCGAAGGGGTAGGCGGAAACGAGAACCTGCACATATTCTACACCTTCCGTGCCGGCGGTCCTGATGCGTTCGGCGCCCGGTGTTGGCAGGTTGTATGTGTGATTGCCGAAGACGAAACCGTCGTCGTAGCGGCTTCGCGGCCAGAGTATGGACACCAAGCCTTCGGCATCGATACGATACACCACGGCATAGGCGTCGCTGTTGGCCTCGAAATGGATGCGAACGGCCTCCCCGCGCTGGTAAATCTCGTCGTCCCCGCGATCGTGCCAGATGTTCACACGGTAGGGCTGGTTCTCGAACCCGTTCCAGCCGTCCGACATGGCGGGTGTCCCTTCGGCAGGCTGGGCCCTGGCCGTAGCGAAGCCCACCGCGAGAGCCAGTGCGATCAACACTGACATCGCCACGCGCAGCCCCGGACTGGGCTGGGACGATGTTGCTCCGCAGGCCGGCTTGAAGTTCATCACTCGTTTCGTCTTCATGGCCGTACCTCCTGGTCCGGACCTTGGAATCGCCCCTTAGAAGCGAACGATCTCGTCTTTTCTGGCGCCACCGGATTCCCTATCGGCTCGCACCTTCAGTTCCCTGTTGAAATTGTCGATCTGGTAGGCCCAGTCCACGTCTACGTAGTTTTCTTCCTCGGCGTACACATAGAACTTGGCGTAATGCACGTTCGTATCAGGATCTTCCGTGATCTTGACGATGTAGGAATGCCCCTCGATCAATTCGGCCCGACCCGCGTTGGAATATCCCGAATCGGGAGCGTAATCGAC
This genomic window from bacterium contains:
- a CDS encoding DUF4384 domain-containing protein, giving the protein MKTKRVMNFKPACGATSSQPSPGLRVAMSVLIALALAVGFATARAQPAEGTPAMSDGWNGFENQPYRVNIWHDRGDDEIYQRGEAVRIHFEANSDAYAVVYRIDAEGLVSILWPRSRYDDGFVFGNHTYNLPTPGAERIRTAGTEGVEYVQVLVSAYPFDLRNLEVDFHHESGQEEQGYYVAGDPFLAMNDVNYAVTGLEDPSDYVVTNYLSYYVHRKVDYPRYMCTQCHDDSSYQPYSDTCLIEIHHDYSWDNDWYGRYQYYPAYYYPVYYYVDPWTWRPWINYWYRPWYAWPTWGYSVWDFDCYVWNYSPYWRGDVWVRYKEGRQRYRPIVKNHRYADNQGERDYEHPGAIVKTPRPTKDMVASMNRKEAIRKQELGRSDQRVDARREFKDTGRAVKPVAGFTKQPRDERAPGIRMPSGVGRNSTDGPAVRPNPATGRDGREDARPVRPDASEGQQPIRVSPGTRTAPQVNDVRAVRPVKPHTQGSRIWQGGSRDQKPARTVKPRPGNDEPTRKAPEAKPRSDGDKTPTRKPQTAKPEGGNTPNERSPSSVKPKSNSGSKSDGSTRSQGSGSSSSPRGKGGGRSSSNRGAKR